The following proteins are co-located in the Octopus sinensis linkage group LG24, ASM634580v1, whole genome shotgun sequence genome:
- the LOC115224069 gene encoding zinc finger protein 429-like — protein MNFPEELPKSTGKSSYHCDRCKKSFSQECKLATHKCIDKKQKAKKRYHCDICGKSFTLKLNLTEHRYLHTGEKPHGCDICGKSFTRIRTLITHKHLHTGERPHSCDICGKSFSLRGHLTGHKRTHTGERPYHCDICGKSFSHTNGLTRHIRIHTGEKPYQCNICGESFSDRGNLTKHKIIHTGEKSYHCDTCGKSFFQKVHLNSHRRVHTGENALTVHKRIHSRDKLFHCAICGKSFPGESELMLHKKHTHSQEKPHHFDICDKSFISGSTLTIHKQIHTGKKPYQCDICGKSLISGSTLTIHKQIHTGKKPYQCDICGKSFSYGCTLTVHKRERPYHCDTCGRSFAHASALTVHKYVHTEGKSFECGICGKLFAKASRLTTHKRYVHATQKVFRCDICDKSFTYRYFRIKIISADRDLQEIKVFVFAFSV, from the exons ATGAATTTCCCTGAAGAATTGCCAAAATCGACCGGAAAATCATCGTACCATTGTGATAGGTGTAAAAAGTCATTCTCTCAGGAATGTAAGCTTGCTACTCATAAATGCATTGACAAAAAACAGAAAGCAAAGAAacgatatcattgtgatatctgtggtaaatcattcactctaAAACTTAACTTAACTGAACATAGATATCtacatacgggagagaagccacacggctgtgatatctgcggtaaatcattcactcgaaTACGTACATTAATTACTCACAAGCATCTCCATACTGGAGAGAGACCTCACagctgtgatatctgcggtaaatcattctctctaagAGGTCACTTAACTggtcacaaacgtacacatacaggtgaaaggccatatcactgtgatatctgtggtaaatcattctctcacactaATGGCCTAACacgacacatacgtattcatacaggagagaaaccatatcagtgtaacATTTGTGGCGAATCATTCTCTGACAGAGGTAATTTGACTAAACACAAAattattcatacaggtgagaagtcgtatcactgtgatacctgtggtaagtcattctttCAAAAAGTTCATTTAAACTCTCacagacgtgttcatacaggagagaa TGCATTAactgttcacaaacgtattcattcgAGAGACAAGCTATTTCACTGTgcgatctgtggtaaatcattccctggaGAAAGTGAATTAATGTTGCACAAGAAACACACTCATTCTCAAGAAAAACCACATCACtttgatatctgtgataaatcattcattTCTGGGAGTACATTAACTATTCACAAACAAATTCATACTGGGAAGAAaccgtatcagtgtgatatctgtggtaaatcactcATTTCTGGGAGTACATTAACTATTCACAAACAAATTCACACTGGgaagaaaccttatcagtgtgatatctgtggtaaatcttttagCTATGGATGTACATTAactgttcacaaac gtgaaagaccatatcactgtgatacctgcGGTAGATCGTTTGCTCATGCAAGTGCATTGACTGTTCACAAATATGTTCATACAGAAGGAAAATCATTTGAGTGTGGCATATGcggcaagttgtttgcaaaagcAAGTCGGTTAACGACACACAAGAGATACGTTCATGCAACACAAAAAGTatttcgctgtgatatctgtgataaatcattcactTACAGATAC TTTAGGATAAAAATCATATCTGCTGACAGAGATCTTCAAGAAATTAAAGTATTTGTATTTGCTTTTTCAGTATAA